One window of Mesoplodon densirostris isolate mMesDen1 chromosome 15, mMesDen1 primary haplotype, whole genome shotgun sequence genomic DNA carries:
- the LOC132503158 gene encoding small ribosomal subunit protein uS14-like, translated as MGHQQLYRSHPRKLGQGSHSCCVCLNRHGLTQKYDFNMCRQCFRQYAKDIGFINLN; from the coding sequence ATGGGTCACCAGCAGCTCTACAGGAGCCATCCGAGAAAACTCGGCCAGGGTTCTCACTCTTGCTGCGTTTGCTTAAACCGGCACGGTCTGACCCAGAAATATGACTTCAACATGTGCCGCCAGTGTTTCCGCCAGTATGCGAAGGACATTGGCTTCATTAATTTGAACTAA